The Pseudomonadota bacterium genome contains a region encoding:
- a CDS encoding nucleotidyl transferase AbiEii/AbiGii toxin family protein: MIDKREILESASALGLLPSVAEKDYVLGWLLAGINAHPVLGQSWVFKGGTCLKKCFRDLSFLGGPRFHAA; the protein is encoded by the coding sequence ATGATCGACAAGCGCGAAATCCTCGAATCTGCTTCGGCGCTCGGGCTCTTGCCCAGTGTTGCCGAGAAGGATTACGTCCTCGGCTGGTTGCTCGCGGGAATCAACGCGCATCCGGTGCTTGGTCAATCCTGGGTGTTCAAGGGCGGCACATGTCTCAAGAAGTGTTTTCGAGACCTATCGTTTCTTGGAGGACCTCGATTTCACGCTGCGTGA
- a CDS encoding nucleotidyl transferase AbiEii/AbiGii toxin family protein has product MGLWVNCYAYEEAFGEKVRALGERTRPLDLYDVVNLYRHGDSRPSAAVFRNVLEQKCAYKAIPLPTFEALGPHRADLEAMWQSMLAHQLPLLPPVTDFWEALPEIFTWIMSGAEAPQRTPIEPGSGEIAIRSRVLPMAVPLRARSTLEIIRFAAANHLCVDLSYDAGVRRIEPYSLRQTADGNYVLHAIRSDSGEHRSYRVDRMRAASVTAQTFSPRYLVELTPSDPLLVASASRPRTDLRPSRGEGRGPRTAPKPRRAAASRRDGPVYVYRCSICRKSFQRKSMDGRLKPHKHPAGYKCPGRVGIYVRTKF; this is encoded by the coding sequence GTGGGCCTCTGGGTCAACTGCTACGCCTATGAGGAAGCCTTCGGAGAAAAGGTCCGGGCGCTCGGAGAACGAACCCGGCCTCTCGATCTTTATGATGTCGTCAATCTCTACCGACACGGCGACAGCCGCCCGTCGGCAGCCGTCTTCCGCAACGTGCTCGAGCAGAAATGCGCCTACAAGGCCATCCCGCTGCCAACGTTTGAGGCTTTGGGGCCTCACCGCGCCGATCTCGAAGCCATGTGGCAGAGTATGCTTGCTCACCAGCTTCCCCTCCTGCCGCCTGTGACGGATTTCTGGGAGGCGTTGCCGGAGATCTTCACCTGGATCATGAGCGGCGCGGAGGCGCCGCAGCGCACCCCCATCGAACCCGGCTCCGGCGAGATTGCAATTCGCAGCCGCGTCCTGCCGATGGCCGTTCCCCTGCGCGCGCGCTCGACGCTTGAAATTATTCGTTTCGCGGCGGCAAACCATCTCTGCGTCGATCTCTCCTATGACGCCGGAGTACGCCGCATTGAGCCGTATTCGCTTCGGCAGACGGCAGATGGGAATTACGTGTTGCACGCGATCCGAAGCGATTCAGGCGAGCATCGCTCCTACCGCGTGGACCGGATGCGGGCCGCTTCCGTCACGGCGCAGACCTTCTCCCCGCGCTATCTCGTCGAGCTCACGCCAAGCGACCCGTTGCTCGTCGCCTCTGCATCCCGACCGCGGACCGATCTCAGGCCATCGCGGGGTGAAGGGCGGGGACCAAGGACGGCGCCGAAACCCCGGCGCGCGGCGGCATCCAGAAGAGACGGTCCTGTTTACGTTTACCGATGCAGCATCTGCCGCAAGTCATTCCAGCGGAAATCGATGGACGGCAGGTTGAAACCGCACAAACATCCTGCAGGCTATAAGTGCCCCGGCCGGGTCGGGATTTACGTGCGCACGAAATTCTGA